GGCTTGGGTCTGGCCATGGCCGAAGGACTGGCATCTGCCGGAGCAAACATCATGCTGGTCAACCGCGACGAAACACAGGGACAGGCTGCCGCAGCCGAAATAGAAACAAAATACCGCGTAAAGGCAATTGCTTTTGGCGGAGATGTAACTGACATCCGCGTGACTGAGGCGATGGCAGCAAAGGCGATGGCGGCTTTCGGGCGAATAGACATCCTCATCAATAACGCTGGCATCAATATCCGCGGGCCCATCGACGAACTCTCACCCGATGATTTTAAAAAAGTCATGGACGTCAACGTCAACGGCGTCTGGAATGCATCCCGTGCAGTTGTACCTTTTATGAAAAAAGCCGGCATCGGCCGGATTATCAATATTGCCAGTACGCTCGGACTGGTAGGTCTTGCCAACCGCACACCCTACGCTTCCAGCAAGGGGGCCGTGGTGCAAATGACCCGCGCCCTGGCGCTCGAACTTGCACCATTTAATATCATGGTGAACGCGATCTGCCCGGGGCCGTTTCTTACCGAAATGAATATTCCTATAGCCGACAGCGCAGAAGCCAAACAGTTTGTCGTAGGCGCTACTGCCCTTGGCCGTTGGGCCGAACTAAAGGAAATACAGGGCGCAGCCATTTTACTTGCCGGAGACGCCGCCAGCTATATGGTTGGATCTATCCTTACGGTTGACGGCGGCTGGACTGCGAAGTAGAGAAAGTTCCCTACGGGTTGAAGAAACCATTTAAAACTAACAAGATGAAAAAAAGCTTATTGATTTTGGCTTTGGTAGCCATGGTGTCTGGCTGCTTCGATCAAAAGAAATCTGATATAAACACAGAATCTCTGGCAGGAGAAGAAAGAACGTGGTGGAAAGAAGGAGTTCTATATCAGATATATCCTCAAAGTTTTAAAGATACAGACGGAGATGGATTTGGCGACTTTAAAGGAGTGATCGAAAAACTGGACTATATCCAAAGCCTGGGGGTAACGATGGTATGGATGAATCCATTTTTTGAGTCTCCCTTAATAGACAATGGGTATGATGTTGCGGATTATCGCGCCATTCATCCCCGATATGGGACAATGGAAGATTTTCAGCAAATGTTGGACGGTTTTCATCAGCGAGGCATAAAATTCGTTCTGGATGTCGTGGTCAATCACAGCAGCAATGAACACGAATGGTTTAAACAATCCCGAAGTTCAAGGGATAATCCTTATCGGGATTACTATCATTGGTGGCCGGCCGAAAAAGGCGAACCTCCTTTCCGATATAGTCTTTTTTCCCCGGAAGGCGCATGGAAATATGACTCTCTGACCAATGCCTATTATCTCCACATCTTCGCCGAACAGCAGCCTGACCTCAATTGGGAAAATCCAAAACTGCGGCAGGAAGTTTATGACATTATGAAATTTTGGGCAGAAAAAGGAGTAGATGGTTTTAGAATGGATGCTTTCCAGTTTGCAAGTAAGGATACCACCTGGCCGGAATTTCCTGAAGGACATGAAAAGGAGTTTACTAAATGGTATGGCGTGCGGCCTCAATTACACGAATATTTGAAGGAAATGAATGAAGAAGTGGTTTCCAAATACAATGTTTTTGCAGTAGCCGAAGGCGCAGGCAGTACCTTTCAGGATGCACATGATCTGGTAGATGCCGACCGGAAGGAACTTCAAATGGCTTATCATTTTGAATCGGTAGATATGTCCAAGACAACAGCCGGTTATGAGTTGTCTGAATTTAAGGAAATATTCAGTCGGTGGGATAGTGCTTTTGCAGAGAAAGGCTGGATAGCCATTTTTCTATCCAATCATGACAATTCGCGTTTAGTCGATCGCTTTGGAAACCCAGGTCCCGAATTCAGAACGGTTTCGGTGCAAATGCTCAATACGTTTTTGCTAAGTATGAGAGGGACGCCTTATACATATTATGGCGACGAAATAGGCATGACCAATATTGATATGCCAAATATCGAAGAATATGTTGATGTAGCTGCCCTTGGTGATTACCAAAGAGCGATGGAGCAAGGAAAAAATATGGACGAATTCATGGAGCAACTCAACTATTATTCGAGAGAAAACGGGCGTACCCCCATGCAATGGGATGACTCCCCAAATGCAGGATTTACGACGGGTACGCCGTGGAAAAAGGTCAATGAAAACTATACTGCCATAAATGTCGCAGCGCAAAATGAAAACCCCGGCAGCATTTTAAATCATTTTAGAAAATTGACCGCAATAAGAAAAAATAACCCTGTCCTGGTGTATGGCCAATATGAGTTAATCCAGAAAGAACATCCTCAGATTTATGCTTTTACCAGAACCTTAGACGAAGAAAAACTGCTGGTGGTGTTAAATTTTTCAAAGGAGATATCGGCAATTAAACTTCCCGAAATCAGCAACACTTCCGAAATAGTAGTCAATAATTATCCTGCCTGCGAGATCGAAGGTAATAACGTCCAACTGTTGCCTTATCAGGCGATTATTTTTAAAATCAACGATTAACCTTGAAAATTTAAGAGGTAATGTATCAATTTTCAAGGTTGGGGTGTATATTTAAGGTATGATTCCCAGAGAAATCGCAAGTATCGTACTCGAAAACCTGTCTTATTTTCCTGTTACAGGTATAATTGGGCCCCGCCAGGCTGGAAAGACTACCCTTGCCAGGGCGATTATCAACGATATTAAAAAGCCGGTTATCCATTTGGATCTGGAATTAGAAAGCGATTTGTTTAAGCTGGATGATGCCGAAACATTTTTGCGGTTTCATCAGGAGAAATTGATAGTGATTGATGAGATCCAGCGGCTCCCTCGTCTTTTCCCGCTTCTGCGTGCACTGGTGGATGAAAAACGTACGCCAGGTCGATTTCTAATTTTAGGTTCTGCCTCACCCGGTATTGTCAGGGAAAGTTCGGAATCGCTGGCAGGCAGAGTCGCCTATTCAGAACTCACTCCATTTTCCCTCCGTGAAGTAAAGAATGTAGTTACGATGGAAGACCATTGGATAAGGGGCGGATTTCCCGAACCCTTGCTGATGGATAACCCTGTGATTGCATGGCGGTGGATAGATAATTTTATTCATACATTTCTGGAGCGGGATCTTCGTATGTTAGGCTACGAGATTGCTCCGGAAGCCATGAGGAGAGCATTATTAATGCTGACCTCAGTACATGGAAACCTCTTGAATATTAGTGAAATCAGCCGTTCTCTGGGTATATCATCTGCTACATTGGGGCGCTACCTGGATATATTGGAGGGAAGTTTTCTGATCCATCGGTTACCTCCGTTTTTTGCCAATGTCAGTAAAAGGCTGGTAAAAGCTCCCAAGTTTTATTTCAGGGAATCGGGCGTGTTTCATGCTCTGGCAGGTATCAACAGCTACGAACAATTGCTCAATCACCGCGCATTGGGCGCTTCCTGGGAAGGATATGTCATTGAACAGATCCGCCGTACTGTCCCTGAAAGATGGCAGTTGTTTTTTTACCGTACACATGCAGGCGCAGAAGCAGACCTGGTCATGCTCAGCCCTTCAGGTAATCGATACCTCGTTGAAATCAAGCGCGCATTATCTGCGCCGGTTAGCAGAGGTTTTTTTCAGGTAAAAGAAGACCTTCAACCCGAAGGGCAGTTTGTAATCGTACCAGAGGGAGAAGCGTTCCCACGATCTGATGGCACGATTGTCTGTGGATTGATGGAGTTTCTGGAAGTGATTTTGCCGGGGTTGAGTTAAATATTCTCTCATTTTATTTACCCCAAAACCACATGCCTCCCTACAAAGTCTGGATCGATCTCCACGCCCAGGCCCGGGCCGGTAGGGACTGTCACTACCCCTGCTTCACTGGTCAGTGAAGATGTGCTGCATTCCAGCGGTAGTTCGTTGTTGAATCCCTTAAATTCGTGAAATGGGCCTGCATTAGGTACTGCGGACACAAAATGCATCATGTACAAATACCCCAGCCCTGAGCCGGAAATATGTGGCGTACAGGTTTTTCCCATAGCCGCAGCCATCCGCGCTACGCGCATCGATCGGATCATTCCCCCAAAATAAAACATATCGGGCTGCACAATCTGTAAACCGTTGTTGCCAATCAGCCAGCGAAACTGGTGCAAGCTGGGTTCCTGCTCTCCGCCTGCGACGGGAATATTGAGCGCGTCTGCAACGGCTTTGGTCTCTTCGTACCAGTCAAACGGCACGGGTTCTTCGTAAAAATCATAGTGATATTCCTCCAGAATTTTTCCCACACGAATGGCTTCCTTTACATCATAAGAGCCATTGGAGTCGGCGTAAATGGTCATTCCTTCACCAAAGGTTTCTCTTACAAGGGGAATGAGTTTTTCGGTTCGGCCCGGAGGGTAATCTGCATTTTTACTCATTCTGCCACCTACCTTTACTTTCAGCGCTTTGGCCTGTGTTTCTTCTACTTGCTTTTGGATCAGGGCCATGGACGCTTCTGCCGATTTGCCCCGGTAGTTATTGGCCTGGTAAACAGAGATCCGGGGATTGTGAATATCACCGATAAGTGCTCCGATAGATTTTCCTGCGACTTTACCCAGCAGGTCGAGCAAAGCAAACTCGATCGTCGCGAGCGGAACCCACAAAGCCAGATTCTGAAGCTTGTAATTGCTTTGATAGACATACACCTCTTCCAGCAATGATTCCAGTTCGCGGGCATCTTTGCCAATAAAAAATGGCTGTAACCGATTGAGAAATATCGGGTACAGGGAAACCATCTGATCGTTGTTGCTCACGGAAAGGCCTTCCGCGCCGTCGCGGGTTCTCACCCGGCAGATAAAATTGTCTTCGTAGCGGAGCAACTCCAGGCTTTCGATGATAAGGGGTGTGGCAAACCATTCTTTTTTCAGCACGGGGCTGGCGAGCACTTCATCAAGCAGAGTGTAGTCTGTTTCCCTCACAGGCGAAGGGGGAGACGGCTGGCAGGAAAAAAATGGCAGAGAGGCCAATCCGATTCCAACCGCAGAAGTTGAGAGGAATTTTCGGCGTTTGAGGTTCATAAGTAAAGGGTTTTCCTTAAATTTAGAACAAATAGACTATTGCTGTATAAGATAAACATCTGACTACTATGGACAATCAATTTTCCTCTGATCGCCGCGATTTTCTCAAGAAATCGGGTATTCTGGCAGGCGGTATGATGCTGGCCGGCCAAACCGCTATCGCTTCTTTTTCCAGACCACAGAACAAACTTCCCCGCTGGAAAGGATTTAATCTGCTTGATTTCTTTTCTCCCGATCCTGCCACTGCACGCGATGGAACGAGTGAGGAGTATTTCAAATGGATGTCTGACTGGGGATTTGATTTTGTGCGGATTCCCATGGCCTATCCATCGTACCTGAAGTTTGACCGAACACAAAACATCACCACCGACCGAATCCGCAAGGTTGACCGGAAAGCTACAGACAAGATCGAACAACTGGTCTATCTTGCGCATAAGTACAACCTCCATGTGAGTCTCAATCTCCACCGCGGGCCGGGTTACTGTGTGAATGCGGGTTTTTATGAACCCTACAATCTGTGGAAAGATCAGGAAGCCCAGGACGATTTCTGTTGGCACTGGAAGTTTTGGGCCAAAAGGTTTAAAAATGTTTCCCCCGACAAAATCAGCTTTGACCTGCTCAATGAGCCCAGTATGCGGGAAGATATGAATGACCAGCACTCCAAACGCAGCGCTGTACCGGGCGATGTGTACCGAAAAGTGGCGAAGGCAGCGGCAGAAGCAATCTGGAGTGTAAATCCTGACCATTTTATCATTGCCGACGGCAATAATGTAGGGCGCGATGTGATCCCCGAAATCACGGACCTCAATATCGCTCAAAGCTGCCGGGGATACAATCCGGGGATTATTTCCCACTATAAAGCGCCCTGGGTATATAAAGACACCGAAAACCTTCCCGAACCTGTATGGCCCGGACAAGTCGGGGATCAGTACCTGAGCCGGAAGATGCTCGAAGACATGTACCAACCCTGGATCGAGCTTGCACAAAAAGGAGTCGGCGTACACTGCGGAGAATGTGGGTGCTGGAACAAAACCCCTCACAAAGTCTTTCTCGCCTGGTTTGAGGATGTGCTGGATATATTGACGGAAAACAATATTGGCTACGCCTTATGGGAGTTTAGAGGCAGCTTCGGCCTGATCGATTCCGGGCGGGCAGACGTAGCTTATGAAGATTGGCAGGGACATAAACTCGACCGGAAACTGCTGACGCTGTTGCAAAAATACTAGCGGTTAGCGCATCTTTTTGAGCCGGTGAAGGATTTCATCGAGCCCATTGGTTTTGATTTCGTACAGGGTCGCCAGTTGAGCGCCGAGTTTGCCGGGAGGGAATCCTTCCCGGTGAAACCATTCCAGGTAAAATACGGGAAGGTCGCAGAGCAGGCGGCCCTGATATTTGCCAAAGGGCATTTTGTGTGTCACCAGTTCCATCAGAATCTTTGGATCGGGTGTATTGGGGAAATTGTCAGGGCTGGGCATAATACCACAGAACGATTTACTGAAAAACAGTTGGTAAATTTTTGACCTTTACAAAACAAGGCAGGATAAAGGAATTTTCCAAAACCACAAAGAAGTAGAAATACTCTATTTGACTATTAGCCAAATGTTAATTAACTTAAATGTTCTGAACTTAGCATTACGACGACTACTACAATCCGGGCCCTCATGGATACCAGAACGAATGATCAGGTAATATGGAATGAGTTCCGAAAGGGAAATGAAAGGGCTTTTTCCCTATTATTTTTCAGATATAGTGATCTGCTGTTAAGTTATGGATATGCGCTGGCAAAAGACAGGGAATTGATTAAAGATTGTATTCAGGAGCTATTTCTCGACATTTGGAAAAGAAGGGAGCAACTGGGAGAACTGGAAAAAGTCAATCATTACTTACTAAAAGCATTTAGACGAATCGTTCTTCGCCGTGTCAGACAGGATGAAAAACGCCGCTATATGTATAATCCTGCAGATGAGTTTTTTGACCTGCCTACGGAGGAGCAGATTATCCTGAATGAAGCGGATAATTTCCTTAGTGAATACATGGCAGATAAAATCAATCACCTCCCTCAAAGACAAAAAGAGATTATCTATCTGAAATATTACCAGAACCTTTCTTACGATGAAATCGGTGAAATCATGGGCCTCCAGCAACAGGCTGCATGGAATCTTTTTTCTCGCGCAGTGAACCGGCTCAGAGAAATGATTCCTAACCGCCGGCATATACTTCCCACCATTTTTATGGCCTTTATTTTCGCCTTCTGATTTTTTTTTTGCTGTCAGTGATTAGGAATTACCTGCTGCGCGCACTTGTACAAAAGCGGACTCCGAAAATTATCAACCACCACAATCGCTGTGAGATGAATTTTGAGGATTATAAGGATTTTCTGGCCAATGATTTTGCCTGTGATGAAGATTTCATCAGGTGGGTCTCCAACCCCCACCCTGTGGATGAAACCTTCTGGAAAGGATTTATTTCCGAATACCCCGGTAGCCGGTCTGAGGTGGAGGAAGCGGCTGAAATTGTTCGTAAATCCAGGGATTTTTTCTCAGGTATCACCCTTGACAGGCGGGAAAAATCAGAAATACACAAACAACTACTTGAGAAGATCCATACAGATACTCAATATAAAGCCCTTTTTCGTCCGGCTCGTAAGTTTGTTTTCCGCTGGGCAGCAGTAATCATCCTGCTGGTCGCATGTGGATACTCTTTTTATTGGTATCAGGGGAGACAACGTTATCAAGAATTCGAAACTGCGTTTGGAGAAACGTTGAGGCTGACTTTACCTGACGGATCTTTGATCAGACTGAATGCCCATTCGACTATTGGTTATTATTCAAATTGGGATATAAGAGAAAACCGGTGTGTATGGTTGCAGGGAGAAGCTTTTTTTGAAGTAACCAAAAAACCAGAAACACAAGCTAAGTTTTTGGTTCATGCCAATGATCTGGTTGTACAGGTTTTAGGTACAAAGTTTAATGTAAATACCCGAAAAGAGAAAACCCGTGTAGTATTAAATGAAGGTCAGATACAACTTACGCTGAACAGTGAGGTGGAGAAGCCGATATTTATGATTCCGGGCGATATGGTGGACTATGATCCTAAGGGCAACCACCTGATACAAACCAAAGTCAACGCCGAATTGCACAGCTCATGGAAAGAGGGGATCCAGTTGTTTGATAAAACCCCCTTCCCGGAAATCATCGATAAGATGGAGGAAATCTATGGAATAACCATTCAGCTAAATGACAAAAGTCTGAAAGAAAGAAAAATGACAATGGGTATTCCAGTGGAGGATTTGACCATTGCTTTGGCCACTGTCGAAAGTGTGCTGGGGTTAAAAATTATCAGAATCGACAATAAGAATTTTGTAATAAACTAAAAAGGACAAGGGGCAAAACTGCCATTTTACCCCTGTCCCGTTCACAATTAACTATCATTTGTAAATCATTTCAAAATTATGCGATTAAAACTACTCCTCAAAACATGGGTTACAATTCTGGTCTTATTGCCAGGATTAAGTGTTAGCCTTTGGGCTGATACACCGCCCCCCAAAGATGTATCTGTACTACAGGATCGATCCCTGATTGAAGTGTTGGAAAAACTGAGTGAAACCTATCAGGTGATCTTTTCCTTCGATTCTGAGTTACTGGAAGGCCTGGTTGTGAATTTCGAAATCAAATCGGAAGAAAAACTGGAAGTTGCCATCAACCGCTTATTGATCAATACAGGGCTGGGTTATAAATTTCTGGGAAGTAAATATTATGTTATCTATAAAGCCGATGAAAGAGGTACGAAAAATCTGAAAAAACTGGAAAGGAAGTTCCAGCAGATCCAGAATATTGAAGAAAAAGGCGGACTTGATGTACAACGTGCAGGCAAAAACAGTATCCAGCGGATCAATACGATTGCACACTCTGTCTATACGCTGAGTCCGGTTGATAAAACCATTACAGGTACAGTTACAGATGCCGCAGGCCAACCGTTGGTCGGGGCTACTGTTCGCGCCAAAGGATTCAACAAAGGGGCACTTACAGACGAACGTGGCAGGTTTAGTCTTAGCGTTCCTGACGATGCTACCACCCTGCTCGTTTCATATATAGGA
The Bacteroidia bacterium DNA segment above includes these coding regions:
- a CDS encoding glucose 1-dehydrogenase; the encoded protein is MENTPLPGIKQFDLTGRLAIITGGSKGLGLAMAEGLASAGANIMLVNRDETQGQAAAAEIETKYRVKAIAFGGDVTDIRVTEAMAAKAMAAFGRIDILINNAGINIRGPIDELSPDDFKKVMDVNVNGVWNASRAVVPFMKKAGIGRIINIASTLGLVGLANRTPYASSKGAVVQMTRALALELAPFNIMVNAICPGPFLTEMNIPIADSAEAKQFVVGATALGRWAELKEIQGAAILLAGDAASYMVGSILTVDGGWTAK
- a CDS encoding alpha-glucosidase gives rise to the protein MKKSLLILALVAMVSGCFDQKKSDINTESLAGEERTWWKEGVLYQIYPQSFKDTDGDGFGDFKGVIEKLDYIQSLGVTMVWMNPFFESPLIDNGYDVADYRAIHPRYGTMEDFQQMLDGFHQRGIKFVLDVVVNHSSNEHEWFKQSRSSRDNPYRDYYHWWPAEKGEPPFRYSLFSPEGAWKYDSLTNAYYLHIFAEQQPDLNWENPKLRQEVYDIMKFWAEKGVDGFRMDAFQFASKDTTWPEFPEGHEKEFTKWYGVRPQLHEYLKEMNEEVVSKYNVFAVAEGAGSTFQDAHDLVDADRKELQMAYHFESVDMSKTTAGYELSEFKEIFSRWDSAFAEKGWIAIFLSNHDNSRLVDRFGNPGPEFRTVSVQMLNTFLLSMRGTPYTYYGDEIGMTNIDMPNIEEYVDVAALGDYQRAMEQGKNMDEFMEQLNYYSRENGRTPMQWDDSPNAGFTTGTPWKKVNENYTAINVAAQNENPGSILNHFRKLTAIRKNNPVLVYGQYELIQKEHPQIYAFTRTLDEEKLLVVLNFSKEISAIKLPEISNTSEIVVNNYPACEIEGNNVQLLPYQAIIFKIND
- a CDS encoding ATP-binding protein, whose translation is MIPREIASIVLENLSYFPVTGIIGPRQAGKTTLARAIINDIKKPVIHLDLELESDLFKLDDAETFLRFHQEKLIVIDEIQRLPRLFPLLRALVDEKRTPGRFLILGSASPGIVRESSESLAGRVAYSELTPFSLREVKNVVTMEDHWIRGGFPEPLLMDNPVIAWRWIDNFIHTFLERDLRMLGYEIAPEAMRRALLMLTSVHGNLLNISEISRSLGISSATLGRYLDILEGSFLIHRLPPFFANVSKRLVKAPKFYFRESGVFHALAGINSYEQLLNHRALGASWEGYVIEQIRRTVPERWQLFFYRTHAGAEADLVMLSPSGNRYLVEIKRALSAPVSRGFFQVKEDLQPEGQFVIVPEGEAFPRSDGTIVCGLMEFLEVILPGLS
- a CDS encoding mandelate racemase/muconate lactonizing enzyme family protein, whose product is MNLKRRKFLSTSAVGIGLASLPFFSCQPSPPSPVRETDYTLLDEVLASPVLKKEWFATPLIIESLELLRYEDNFICRVRTRDGAEGLSVSNNDQMVSLYPIFLNRLQPFFIGKDARELESLLEEVYVYQSNYKLQNLALWVPLATIEFALLDLLGKVAGKSIGALIGDIHNPRISVYQANNYRGKSAEASMALIQKQVEETQAKALKVKVGGRMSKNADYPPGRTEKLIPLVRETFGEGMTIYADSNGSYDVKEAIRVGKILEEYHYDFYEEPVPFDWYEETKAVADALNIPVAGGEQEPSLHQFRWLIGNNGLQIVQPDMFYFGGMIRSMRVARMAAAMGKTCTPHISGSGLGYLYMMHFVSAVPNAGPFHEFKGFNNELPLECSTSSLTSEAGVVTVPTGPGLGVEIDPDFVGRHVVLG
- a CDS encoding cellulase family glycosylhydrolase; this encodes MDNQFSSDRRDFLKKSGILAGGMMLAGQTAIASFSRPQNKLPRWKGFNLLDFFSPDPATARDGTSEEYFKWMSDWGFDFVRIPMAYPSYLKFDRTQNITTDRIRKVDRKATDKIEQLVYLAHKYNLHVSLNLHRGPGYCVNAGFYEPYNLWKDQEAQDDFCWHWKFWAKRFKNVSPDKISFDLLNEPSMREDMNDQHSKRSAVPGDVYRKVAKAAAEAIWSVNPDHFIIADGNNVGRDVIPEITDLNIAQSCRGYNPGIISHYKAPWVYKDTENLPEPVWPGQVGDQYLSRKMLEDMYQPWIELAQKGVGVHCGECGCWNKTPHKVFLAWFEDVLDILTENNIGYALWEFRGSFGLIDSGRADVAYEDWQGHKLDRKLLTLLQKY
- a CDS encoding DUF3820 family protein; translated protein: MPSPDNFPNTPDPKILMELVTHKMPFGKYQGRLLCDLPVFYLEWFHREGFPPGKLGAQLATLYEIKTNGLDEILHRLKKMR
- a CDS encoding sigma-70 family RNA polymerase sigma factor; its protein translation is MDTRTNDQVIWNEFRKGNERAFSLLFFRYSDLLLSYGYALAKDRELIKDCIQELFLDIWKRREQLGELEKVNHYLLKAFRRIVLRRVRQDEKRRYMYNPADEFFDLPTEEQIILNEADNFLSEYMADKINHLPQRQKEIIYLKYYQNLSYDEIGEIMGLQQQAAWNLFSRAVNRLREMIPNRRHILPTIFMAFIFAF
- a CDS encoding FecR domain-containing protein encodes the protein MNFEDYKDFLANDFACDEDFIRWVSNPHPVDETFWKGFISEYPGSRSEVEEAAEIVRKSRDFFSGITLDRREKSEIHKQLLEKIHTDTQYKALFRPARKFVFRWAAVIILLVACGYSFYWYQGRQRYQEFETAFGETLRLTLPDGSLIRLNAHSTIGYYSNWDIRENRCVWLQGEAFFEVTKKPETQAKFLVHANDLVVQVLGTKFNVNTRKEKTRVVLNEGQIQLTLNSEVEKPIFMIPGDMVDYDPKGNHLIQTKVNAELHSSWKEGIQLFDKTPFPEIIDKMEEIYGITIQLNDKSLKERKMTMGIPVEDLTIALATVESVLGLKIIRIDNKNFVIN